TCAAGGAGAATGGAATGAAATTCGCCATGCGACTGACTTTTTCGGTCTGCCTGATGCTCGTCGCCGTTGCTGCGGGCGCTGCCAGCGCCGCCGCTAAAAGCGCTGTGGTATTGCCCTTTGTGGTCAATGCCCCCCAGAGCTACGCTTACCTTTCCAAGGCTGTTCAGGCTACCATCCAGGGACGCCTTGACCGCCCTGGCGTGCTTGAAGCCCGTGCGGGACAGAACAAGGCCGCCAGCCAGGCAGAAGCCCAGCAGGCGCTCCGCTCGACTGGTGCGGACAACGCCATCTGGGGTTCCGTGAGCGTCATGGGCAACGACTGCACCATTGTTATGAACAGCGTGGACAAGGCAGGCAAAGCCTGGAGCAAAACCGCACAGACTCCTGTGAGCGAACTGACCACTTCTGTGCAGAACCTTACCTCGGCCCTGAGCCAGGAAGTCTTTGGTATTTCCTCCGCAATGCGCACCCCCGGCTCCACCGCCGCTGGTTCTCCGCGTGGCGCAACCGCCAATGGCGACATCGTCACCAATGAAACCGGTCAGCAGCAGGTGTACCTGAACCCGCAGTTCCGCTATCAGGGTGCTGGCGCTGAAGACGGCTCCCGCCTGCGCACCCAGCGCCTGGGTTATAACATGGTCGACATGGCCGTGGGCGACTTTAACGGTGATGGCAAGAATGAAATCGCCATCCTGAGCGATCATGATCTGCGCATCTACAGCTGGCCTGTCAACGGTCAGATCAAACTGATTGGCGAAACCACTGTTTCGCGTTCCAACAACAACTTCTCCATGCGCGCCATCGACCTCAACCGCGACCGCAGCATGGCCCTTGTTGTGACTACCACCGAAGAATCGAGCAATCGCCCTTACTCCTATATTTACAGCTTTAAGGGCAACAAATTCACCACCATGGCCGACCGCATTCCTTACTATGTGAGCGTCATGCGTGTGCCCCCCACCTACAGCCCCACTCTTGTGGGCCAGGGATGGGATTCGCTCAAGCTCTTTGCCCCCGGCGTGCGCATCATGACCAAGCAGGACGGCAAGTATACCCTTGGCACCCGTCTTGATCTGCCCTCCGGCGCCACCGTGTTCAACTGCGTGTGGCTGCCCGCTGGCAAGAACGGCAAGGGTGAGCAGCTTGTCATGCTGACCGATGATGAGCGCATCAAGCTCTTCCAGGGACACAGCAACACTCTGATTCACACCACCATGGAACGTTATTCCGGTTCTGCCACGGGCATGGACCACTACAAGGGCATGCCGGGTCTTGGCGTTGACAAGAACTATCAGCTGCCCAGCAAGTACTATGCCCCCATGCGCCTCATCGCTGCCGACATCGGCAATACCGGCGACTACACGCTGCTGGTCAACAAGCCCATTTCCACTGCGGCTCAGTTCTTTGACCGTTACCGTTTCTTCCCCCAAGGCGAAGTTCATGCCCTGTACTGGGACGGCGTGGGCCTTGGCCTCAAGTGGAAGACCCGCCGCATCCGTGGCTCTGTGGCAGAAATCGACCTGGCTGACGTGAACAACGATGGCATCCTTGATCTGGTGGTGGGCCTGAACACCTCGCCCGATCTCGGCATCGGCAGCCGCCAGTGCATGATTACCGCCTATCCTCTGGACGTTTCGGCTACTAATCCCAACGTGCCTGCGGACTTGAGCGACTTTGAAGTAAACCCCAACTAGCGGGGGAAACGGCCCTTCGCCAGCGCGAGGGGCCGTTTTTATCTGCGGCGCAGAGCTGCGGATATGGAGCAACGGCCTTGCCTCAGCTCTGGCAATAGCCAATATTAAAGCGGTAAAACCCACATGGGTTTTACCGCTTTATAACCAGTTTACTGAAACGGAAAAGTTTTTGGAGTAAGGAGACAGCATGCGCATCCTTGTGATCGGCTCCGGTGGCCGCGAACACGCCCTGGTTTGGAAAATCCTGCAAAGCCCCGAAGTCAGCGCCATTTTTGTCGCGCCCGGCAACGGCGGCACCAGCAGCGAAGGGGCCGTCAACGTGCCTGTGGCTGTGGACGACCTGGACGGATTGCTGGCCTTTGCGCGCAAGGAGCACATCGACCTGGTGATTCCAGGCCCCGAACTGCCCCTGACGTTGGGCATTGTTGACCGCATGCGCGAAGCGGGCATTCCCAGCTTCGGGCCGGATGCCTATGGCGCGCGCCTTGAGGGCAGCAAGGCTTTTGCCAAGGAAATCATGAACCGCGCCAAGGTTCCCACCGCCCATTGCGAAGTGTTCAGCGATGCGCAGACGGCCCGCGACCACATCAACAAAGTGGGCGCTCCCCTGGTCATCAAGGCGGACGGCCTCGCCGCAGGCAAGGGCGTCATCATTGCCCAGACCGTGCAGGAAGCGCTGGACGCCATTGACGAAATCATGACCGAACGCGCCTTTGGCGATGCTGGCAACCTTGTGGTGGTGGAAGAATGCCTTGTGGGCGAGGAAGCCTCCTTCCTCTGCGTATGCGATGGCACACGCGCTGTTCCCCTGCCTTCGGCGCAGGATCACAAGCGTGTGTTCGATAACGATGAAGGCCCCAATACCGGCGGCATGGGCGCTTACAGCCCCGCCCCGGTGCTGCCCGACAGCATGCTTGAAGAAATGGCCGACCTCACTGTGCGGCCCATCCTGCGCGAGCTTGCCAAGGACGGACACCCCTTTGTGGGCGTGCTGTACGCGGGCCTGATGATGACCGCCGACGGCCCCAAGGTGCTGGAATACAATGTGCGCTTTGGCGACCCCGAATGTCAGCCCCTGCTTATGCGCCTTGACGGCGACCTGCCAGCCATCATGCTCGACGCCGTGCGCGGCAAGCTTGACCCGGAAAGTCTCGGCCAGACCAGCCAGACCGCGCTTGGAGTGGTGATCACCGCCAAGGGGTATCCCGGCTCCTACGCCAAGGGTCTGTCCATCGAGGGGATTGAAGACGCGGACAGCGTACCCGGCGTAAAGGTTTTTCACAGCGGCACTGCCGTTAAGGACGGAGCGCTCGTTTCCAACGGCGGGCGTGTTTTGTGCGTCACCGCACTGGGCGATAGCCTGGCCGCCGCGCAAAAGGCCGCCTATGCCGGTGTGGCCAAGGTGCGCATGCAGGATGGTTTTCATCGCACCGATATTGGCGAAAAGGGCATCCGCCGTCTGGCCGGAAAATAGCAACAAACCGATTTTGCAAGGATATTCCGGCGCGTTGCGCCGCACCACAGGAAGGTAAGACCATGCCGCAAGTAGTCATTTTGATGGGGTCAAAGTCTGACGAAGAAAAGGTCAGCCCCTGCGTAGACGTGCTGAAAAGCCTTGGCGTAAGCTGCGCCATCACCGTCAGTTCCGCGCATCGCACCCCGGAACGCACCGAAAGATTGGTGAGCCAGTACGAAGCCGAAGGCACCCGCGTGTTTATTTGCGCCGCAGGCATGGCCGCGCATCTGGCTGGAGCCGTTGCCGCCCGCACTACGCGCCCTGTAATTGGCATTCCCGTTTCCAGCGCCGCTCTGTGCGGCATGGACGCGCTTTTTGCCACTGTGCAGATGCCTCCCGGATTCCCGGTCGCCACCGTTGCCACCGACAAGGCTGGCGCGCGCAATGCCGCATGGCTGGCCGCCCAGATTCTGGCCGTGTCCGACCCCGCGCTCAACGAACGCATTGCCGAAGCCCGCGCCAAGATGCGCGAAGAAGTGGAAAAAGCCGGGGAAGAAATCAGCCGCAAGTACGCCTAGCGTACTAGCCCTGGCAGCAGGGCCGACGCTTGCACCGTACTTTGTCCATGCTTTGATTCGCCATAAGAACCCACGGTACAGGCACGAACCGTGCGCTGAAAAGACCGACAAACGCCCGCATGCTGAGCTTGCGGGCGTTTGTTATTGCCAGATGTTGCGCTGACGCTGCAAAGCGACAGGCGGATTGATTACACGGACTCGTCTGCACCGTACTCAAGGCCAACAGAGCACACCCTGTTGCGTCCCTCCTGCTTGGCGCGGTACAGGGCTGTATCTGCCGCCAGAATAAGGGCATCGCAGATTTGCGTGCTTTCCATGCCCTGTGGAGCGCCCGGTTCAAATACTGCGGCGGCAACGCCAACACTAATGGTCACATTTATGGCAGTACCGTTGAAAGCCACTTCTATCATGGCGGCAACCTGCCGCAGCCGCTCGGCGAGAGCCACGGCCTCATCCTTCCCTATACCAGGCAGCAGCACAGAAAATTCCTCGCCGCCATAGCGCCCAAGCAGGGCTTTATGACCAAGCGAGTCTTTCAGGGCGGCCGTGACGCCCCGCAGTACCTTGTCTCCCGCCAAATGCCCGTACTCATCATTGACGCGTTTGAAATGGTCGATGTCCAGCAGCATAAAACCGAGCTTGCCTCCAGCCTCCTGGCAGCGGTCGATATCGCGCTGAAAAGCCTCCATAAAAAACCAGCGGCTGAACACCTGGGTCAGCGCGTCCTGTGACGCGATTCGCTGCATTTTTTCAAGCAGTTCCTTACTCTCGGTCATGTCGTACAAGGATACAATGAGGCCGGAATCTTTTTCTGACTCCCCAACCCTGGCGCAGGAGACCTTGTAAAAACGCAACCCACCCGCCACCGGCAAAGCAATCTCCCTTTCCTCATTCTGCACAAGCGCCGCCACATCAAGGGAACTCTGTTCAGGAAACACATCCCTGACCGCCAGCCCCACGGCATTCTCCGACAGAGCCGGAAGAATGGACACAGCGCTGTCGTTGAAATCCACTATCCGCAGTTTGTCGTCCAGCACCAGCACGCTGGCGCTCATGGTCTTGAAGACCTTGTCGCGCGCTATGGGCACGAGGTCGAACATGCGCAAACGGGACATGGCAAAGCCGCTCAGCGGCAGGGCCGCCGAGAGAATGAAGGGCTCAATGTCAATGCCGTAGGGCGCAAAGCCCAACGTCTGCAAAAAATTGCCTATCCAGAGGCTCAGCGCGCCAACAAAGATAGTTTTTGCCTGCCGTCTGCGGTAGCCCGTTGCTTTGCCGTAGGAGAAGGCAAACAAAGTCAGCCCCGCAAAGGCAACCAACATCTTGTAAACAAAATCTACATAATACCACCAGCCCTTCTGTGTTACCGCCACAGGGAAAGGACCGCTGGCATCCACTGCAAATGTTTTATAATGGAAATGGTGATACTCATTGGTGTAGAGCATCACAATAGTCGTCAATGGCACCACAAACAGCAGGGCCAGCACAGTCTTGCTCTTTATTGAATAGTTATTGTAATAAATGGCAAAAAGGAACCAGAACACTGCAATAAGCGGTGCTCCAAGATACTCAATTTTTAAGGAAAGATAGATTGTTTCAGGCGTGCTTGATGCAAGTTCGAAAATGTACCCGACCGTGTACATGAAAATAGACATGAACAAAAACAAAAAAGCCGCATACCCGTTTGAGCGCGCTATTCTGGACGAATAGCAAACAGCATAGAGCATGCCCGCGCACGATATACTCAGAAAAAGAATACAGGCAGCTCTTATTATCACTGAATATGCCTTATACTATTCACCCTGTGAGCGTGCCAGCTGCAACTGGCCTTGCGGGCGCAGCTGGGCATTCAAAATACCCTGCGGAGGCGGAAAAACACAGCCCGCGCTCGCGCGCAATTTTGAAGGTCCGATATTTTTTATCTGTATCCCCACGAGCTGGCAAGCGGTGCTTCTCCGACAGCAAACAAAAACTCCGGGCCTGCCTGAGCAGACACCGGAGTCTTTGCAACAATCAAACCAACGTATTGACTAGAATTTGCCTGTCACGTCCAGGCACTGCCAGGGCAGGCCGTAGACGTTGAGATCCTTCATGAAGGGATCAGGATCAAACTGTTCCATGTTCCACACGCCGGGCTTGCGCCACAAGCCCTGAGCCACCATCTTCGTACCGATCATGGCCGGTACGCCCGTGGTGTACGAAATGGCCTGGGAGCCCACCTCCGCATAACATTCTTCGTGATCGCAGATGTTGTACACGTAGACGGTTTTTTCCTTGCCGTCCTTGACGCCGCGCATGAGGTCGCCAATGCAGGTCTTGCCCTTGGTCAGGGGGCCGAGGGAGGCCGGGTCGGGCAGCAGCTTGGCAAGGAACTGGATGGGCACAATGTCCTGCCCCTGAAATTTCACAGGGTCGATGCGGGTCATGCCCACGTTGCCAAGCACCTTGAGGTGGTTGAGATAATTCTCTGAAAACGTCATCCAGAAGCGGGCGCGACGGATCCCCTTGAGGTTCTGCACCAGCGATTCCAGTTCTTCATGATACATGAGGAAACATTTTTTAGAGCCGATGCCCTCAGGGAAATCAAAATTCATGGACCAGGACAGGGGGTCAGTTTCCACCCACTCGCCGCGTTCCCAGTACCGCCCTCGCGCCGTGACCTCGCGGATGTTGATTTCAGGATTGAAGTTGGTGGCAAAGGGCTGGCCGTGATCACCAGCATTGCAGTCGATGATGTCGAGCACGTGCACTTCGTCCAGCTGGTGCTTGAGCGCCCAGGCCGCGTACACGTTGGTGACTCCGGGGTCAAAGCCGGAACCGAGCAGGGCCGTCAGCCCCGCCTCGCGGAAGCGATCCTGATAGGCCCACTGCCACTTGTATTCAAATTTGGCTGTGTCCAGCGGCTCGTAGTTGGCGGTGTCCACATAATGCACGCCGCATTCAAGGCAGGCATCCATAATGTGCAGATCCTGATACGGCAGGGCCACGTTGCAGACCACATCGGGCTTGACCTGCCGGATGAGGGAGCACAGCTCGGGCACGT
This genomic window from Desulfovibrio sp. UIB00 contains:
- a CDS encoding VCBS repeat-containing protein produces the protein MKFAMRLTFSVCLMLVAVAAGAASAAAKSAVVLPFVVNAPQSYAYLSKAVQATIQGRLDRPGVLEARAGQNKAASQAEAQQALRSTGADNAIWGSVSVMGNDCTIVMNSVDKAGKAWSKTAQTPVSELTTSVQNLTSALSQEVFGISSAMRTPGSTAAGSPRGATANGDIVTNETGQQQVYLNPQFRYQGAGAEDGSRLRTQRLGYNMVDMAVGDFNGDGKNEIAILSDHDLRIYSWPVNGQIKLIGETTVSRSNNNFSMRAIDLNRDRSMALVVTTTEESSNRPYSYIYSFKGNKFTTMADRIPYYVSVMRVPPTYSPTLVGQGWDSLKLFAPGVRIMTKQDGKYTLGTRLDLPSGATVFNCVWLPAGKNGKGEQLVMLTDDERIKLFQGHSNTLIHTTMERYSGSATGMDHYKGMPGLGVDKNYQLPSKYYAPMRLIAADIGNTGDYTLLVNKPISTAAQFFDRYRFFPQGEVHALYWDGVGLGLKWKTRRIRGSVAEIDLADVNNDGILDLVVGLNTSPDLGIGSRQCMITAYPLDVSATNPNVPADLSDFEVNPN
- the purD gene encoding phosphoribosylamine--glycine ligase, which encodes MRILVIGSGGREHALVWKILQSPEVSAIFVAPGNGGTSSEGAVNVPVAVDDLDGLLAFARKEHIDLVIPGPELPLTLGIVDRMREAGIPSFGPDAYGARLEGSKAFAKEIMNRAKVPTAHCEVFSDAQTARDHINKVGAPLVIKADGLAAGKGVIIAQTVQEALDAIDEIMTERAFGDAGNLVVVEECLVGEEASFLCVCDGTRAVPLPSAQDHKRVFDNDEGPNTGGMGAYSPAPVLPDSMLEEMADLTVRPILRELAKDGHPFVGVLYAGLMMTADGPKVLEYNVRFGDPECQPLLMRLDGDLPAIMLDAVRGKLDPESLGQTSQTALGVVITAKGYPGSYAKGLSIEGIEDADSVPGVKVFHSGTAVKDGALVSNGGRVLCVTALGDSLAAAQKAAYAGVAKVRMQDGFHRTDIGEKGIRRLAGK
- the purE gene encoding 5-(carboxyamino)imidazole ribonucleotide mutase — encoded protein: MPQVVILMGSKSDEEKVSPCVDVLKSLGVSCAITVSSAHRTPERTERLVSQYEAEGTRVFICAAGMAAHLAGAVAARTTRPVIGIPVSSAALCGMDALFATVQMPPGFPVATVATDKAGARNAAWLAAQILAVSDPALNERIAEARAKMREEVEKAGEEISRKYA
- a CDS encoding histidine kinase N-terminal 7TM domain-containing protein codes for the protein MIIRAACILFLSISCAGMLYAVCYSSRIARSNGYAAFLFLFMSIFMYTVGYIFELASSTPETIYLSLKIEYLGAPLIAVFWFLFAIYYNNYSIKSKTVLALLFVVPLTTIVMLYTNEYHHFHYKTFAVDASGPFPVAVTQKGWWYYVDFVYKMLVAFAGLTLFAFSYGKATGYRRRQAKTIFVGALSLWIGNFLQTLGFAPYGIDIEPFILSAALPLSGFAMSRLRMFDLVPIARDKVFKTMSASVLVLDDKLRIVDFNDSAVSILPALSENAVGLAVRDVFPEQSSLDVAALVQNEEREIALPVAGGLRFYKVSCARVGESEKDSGLIVSLYDMTESKELLEKMQRIASQDALTQVFSRWFFMEAFQRDIDRCQEAGGKLGFMLLDIDHFKRVNDEYGHLAGDKVLRGVTAALKDSLGHKALLGRYGGEEFSVLLPGIGKDEAVALAERLRQVAAMIEVAFNGTAINVTISVGVAAAVFEPGAPQGMESTQICDALILAADTALYRAKQEGRNRVCSVGLEYGADESV
- a CDS encoding saccharopine dehydrogenase family protein — translated: MSHILIIGAGGVGSVVVHKCAQVLKEGGFSKVTLASRTLSRCDAIVQSVKTRLGVEVATAQVDADNVPELCSLIRQVKPDVVCNVALPYQDLHIMDACLECGVHYVDTANYEPLDTAKFEYKWQWAYQDRFREAGLTALLGSGFDPGVTNVYAAWALKHQLDEVHVLDIIDCNAGDHGQPFATNFNPEINIREVTARGRYWERGEWVETDPLSWSMNFDFPEGIGSKKCFLMYHEELESLVQNLKGIRRARFWMTFSENYLNHLKVLGNVGMTRIDPVKFQGQDIVPIQFLAKLLPDPASLGPLTKGKTCIGDLMRGVKDGKEKTVYVYNICDHEECYAEVGSQAISYTTGVPAMIGTKMVAQGLWRKPGVWNMEQFDPDPFMKDLNVYGLPWQCLDVTGKF